Proteins from a genomic interval of Anatilimnocola floriformis:
- a CDS encoding permease prefix domain 1-containing protein translates to MNPHEFDNYLTLLTSLLRIRGEQRDVIAQELRAHLEDRLDDLLARGVDRDTAVRMALEDFGDAAGLAANFSLLVRNRRRRWFVKVTSYSTAVLVLLALGVIAIWPERRPGPAPPQAQAQAVAKNGPQIPEQGPTKPTADNSLSDKLALRVTAEFSQTPLEDVLAFLADTSDVQMFINRKALESEGLELSAPITINLKKVRLDMLLELVLEQASTNGSLAYVERDGILIVSTSTNLEGASEVRVYNCRDLLNFEEPRGPRAMPGMGMPPIGGGAGGIMLPGPGPGGPPGAVPGMPGGMGPMGGGGFGGGEDKPLTEAQQRAESLKQLLQTAVKPSSWSEVGGIGTISEYNGLIVINHDAKTHKQVENVLKMLREAAGLEPGKTAKIPKQ, encoded by the coding sequence ATGAACCCCCACGAGTTCGACAACTACCTGACGCTCCTCACCAGCTTGCTGCGGATTCGCGGCGAGCAACGGGATGTGATTGCGCAGGAACTGCGGGCTCACCTCGAAGATCGGCTCGATGATTTGCTGGCCCGCGGCGTCGATCGCGACACGGCGGTCCGGATGGCCCTCGAAGATTTCGGCGATGCGGCTGGTCTAGCCGCCAATTTTTCTCTTCTCGTTCGGAACAGGCGAAGGAGGTGGTTTGTGAAGGTGACGTCTTATTCCACAGCGGTTCTCGTGTTACTCGCGCTCGGAGTCATCGCAATCTGGCCGGAGCGTCGGCCCGGTCCCGCGCCGCCCCAAGCTCAGGCCCAGGCCGTGGCCAAGAACGGACCGCAGATTCCCGAGCAGGGACCTACCAAGCCGACGGCTGACAACTCATTGAGCGACAAACTCGCCCTGCGCGTCACGGCGGAGTTCTCCCAAACTCCTCTCGAAGACGTACTGGCCTTCCTGGCCGATACGAGCGACGTGCAGATGTTTATCAATCGCAAAGCTCTCGAAAGCGAAGGGCTCGAACTCTCGGCGCCGATCACGATCAATCTGAAAAAAGTTCGCCTCGACATGCTGCTCGAACTGGTGCTCGAGCAAGCCAGCACGAATGGCAGCCTGGCCTATGTGGAACGCGACGGCATCCTGATTGTCTCGACGAGCACCAACCTCGAAGGGGCCAGCGAAGTACGAGTCTACAACTGCCGCGATCTGCTCAACTTCGAAGAGCCGCGTGGTCCGCGCGCGATGCCCGGAATGGGAATGCCGCCGATTGGCGGCGGTGCTGGAGGCATCATGCTGCCGGGTCCAGGCCCCGGTGGTCCGCCAGGGGCAGTTCCAGGTATGCCAGGTGGAATGGGCCCGATGGGCGGTGGCGGTTTTGGTGGGGGAGAAGACAAGCCGCTGACCGAAGCGCAACAGCGCGCCGAATCGCTCAAGCAATTGTTGCAAACCGCCGTCAAACCCAGCAGCTGGAGTGAAGTGGGCGGTATCGGCACGATCTCGGAATACAACGGCTTGATCGTGATCAATCACGACGCGAAGACGCACAAGCAAGTCGAGAACGTCCTGAAGATGCTCCGCGAAGCCGCCGGCCTGGAACCAGGCAAGACGGCGAAAATTCCGAAGCAGTAA
- a CDS encoding phosphopantetheine-binding protein, with the protein MCALVAEQMKVDRAKLNGQTSLADIGADELDFVELVMEMEEEFDVSIPDDATERLFGTKEWQQGAKNVTFAKLAELVEQQKKLPPTDKK; encoded by the coding sequence ATCTGCGCGCTGGTGGCCGAGCAGATGAAAGTCGATCGCGCCAAGTTGAACGGCCAAACTTCGCTGGCCGATATCGGCGCCGACGAATTGGACTTCGTCGAGCTCGTGATGGAAATGGAAGAGGAGTTCGACGTTTCGATACCCGATGACGCAACGGAACGTCTCTTCGGAACCAAAGAGTGGCAGCAAGGGGCGAAGAATGTCACTTTCGCCAAGCTGGCCGAGTTGGTGGAGCAGCAAAAGAAGTTGCCGCCAACGGATAAAAAGTAA
- a CDS encoding PadR family transcriptional regulator, producing the protein MAEKPGLDKFERDLLRGSLDLMLLSVLASGKKYGYLLQKQVRDASGGRVEIAAGTLYPLLHRLEEDKLIRSSWDDDTGRRRKWYELTAAGHRRLKTQAQEWLDYAACVRELLQLASIMPRSSLEF; encoded by the coding sequence ATGGCTGAGAAACCGGGACTGGACAAATTCGAACGCGACCTGCTCCGCGGCAGCTTGGACCTGATGTTGCTATCGGTCCTGGCCAGCGGCAAGAAATATGGTTACTTGCTGCAGAAGCAAGTCCGCGATGCGAGTGGCGGCCGTGTCGAGATCGCCGCCGGCACGCTCTATCCACTGCTCCATCGCCTGGAAGAAGACAAGCTCATCCGCAGTTCCTGGGACGACGACACCGGCCGTCGCCGCAAGTGGTACGAACTAACCGCCGCCGGCCACCGCCGTCTAAAAACCCAAGCCCAAGAATGGCTCGACTACGCAGCCTGCGTCCGTGAACTATTGCAACTGGCTTCGATTATGCCGAGGAGTAGTTTGGAGTTCTAA